DNA sequence from the Paenibacillus azoreducens genome:
GCTTTTGTTCGTTTTCGCCTTGCACCAGCTTGGCGTATTTCTTATATACCTTGTAATCGCCCGTACGTACGGCCTGCTGCAGCAAATGAATCGTTTGCGGGTTGAACAGATGCTCTTCCCCATCCCTGCGCCATTGATATTCGCCACCGGAATCCAGAACCTTGTCGCTTCCGTCCTGATCCGTAAAGGCCCGGTTATGATGAGCAAGCGCTTCGGCCGTTACCTCTTCCAGACCGATGCCGCCGATGCGGGACGGCGTGTTGGTAAAGTATTTGTCCACGAACTCTTCTTTCAGGCCGACCGCTTCGAAAATTTGGGCTCCGCGGTAAGACTGGATGGTGGAAATCCCCATCTTGGACAAGATTTTAACCACGCTTTTCGTCGCGGCCTTAATGTAGTTTTTGACCGCCTTCTCGTGCGTGACGCCGCGCAGCAGTCCCTGGCGGATCATATCGTCCAGCGTTTCAAAGGCCAGATACGGATTGACCGCACTGACTCCGTAGCCGAGCAGCAGCGCATAATGATGCACTTCACGCGGTTCGCCGGATTCGAGCAGGATGCTCACCTTGGTACGCGTACTTTGGCGGATCAGATGATGATGCAGGCAGGATACGGCCAAGAGAGCCGGTATTGCCGCATTCTCACGGTCCACGCCGCGGTCGGACAGTATCAGGATGTTATGGCCTTTGCTGATGACGCGGTCAGCAGCAATGCAAAGTCCGTCCAATGCCTGGCGCAAGCCTTCGGCTCCGTCTGCTGCCGTATAAAAGATCGGGATCGTCATCGACTTGAAGCCAGGACGATGCACATGGCGGATTTTCGCAAAATCCTCATTGGAAAGGATCGGCGTATCCAGACGAATCTGGCGGCAGCTTTCCGGCTCCGGATGCAGCAGATTGCGTTCCGGTCCGATTGTCGTCGCCGTCGAAGTAATGATTTCCTCGCGGATCGCATCGATCGGCGGGTTCGTCACCTGTGCGAACATTTGCTTAAAGTAATTGTATAAACGCTGCGGCTTGTCGGATAAAACGGCGAGCGGGGCGTCGTAACCCATCGAAGCGAGAGCTTCCATCCCGGTCGAAGCCATCGGCTCGAGTACTTTACGCAGTTCTTCGAATGTATATCCGAAGGCAAGCTGCAGCTGCGTGACATTGTCGTGCTTCGGTTCCGGCACCTCCGGCGCATCCGGGAGATCTTCCAAGTCGACCAGATGCTCGTCAAGCCATTCACGGTAAGGCTGCTCGGAAGCCACCTTGGCTTTGACCTCCTCATCGGAAATGATGCGTCCTTCCTTGGTGTCGACAAGCAGCATTCTGCCCGGACGCAAACGGTCCTTGTAGAGTACGTTTTCCGGGGCAATATCAAGAACGCCGGCTTCGGAAGAAAGGATAATCCGGTCATCCTTCGTCACGTAATAACGCGAAGGTCTGAGACCATTCCGGTCAAGGATCGCCCCAATCTGCACGCCGTCCGTAAACGCCATCGCGGCAGGGCCGTCCCACGGCTCCATCAGGGTACTGTGGTATTCGTAAAAAGATTTTTTCGTTTCATCCATCAATTCATCATTGTTCCAAGGCTCCGGCACCATCATCATGGCTACATGCGGCAAGGAACGTCCGCTCAGATACAAAAATTCAAACGTATTGTCAAACATCGCGGTATCCGAACCGTCCGGGTTAATGATTGGCTTTACCTTGTCCAGATCAACGCCAAAAATATCGCTTTGGAACAAAGATTGGCGGGCATGCATCCAGTTCACGTTCCCGCGGAGCGTGTTGATTTCGCCGTTGTGAATCATGAAGCGGTACGGATGTGCGCGTTCCCAGCTCGGGAAGGTATTCGTACTGAAACGGGAGTGAACAAGCGCAATGGCGGTTTCAACCGTTTCGTTTTGCAGGTCGAGGTAAAACTGGCCTACTTGCACCGTAGTCAACATGCCTTTATAAACGATTTTCCGGCAGGATAAGCTGGAAATATAGAAGCTTTCCCCTTCGGGAGTACCCCCGTAGCGAATAGCTTGTTCGGCGCGTCTGCGGATAATGTACAGCTTGCGCTCAAAATCCAGATCTTCCTTCAGGTCGGCGCTGCGGCCGATAAACACTTGGCGTACATATGGCTTCGCTTCTTTGGCCGATTTCCCAAGCATTTCATCATAGGTCGGCACGTCGCGGAAGCCGAGGAAAGTTTGCCCTTCTTCCTTAATAATGTGGATCAGCCGGCTCTCATGAGCTTCACGAACGGCTTCGTCATGGGAAAGGAAGAGCATGCCTGCGCCGTACTCGCCCGGCTTCGGAAGTTCAAACCCGAGCTTTTGCGCTTCTGCGGCAAAAAAACGATGCGGAATTTGCAGCAT
Encoded proteins:
- the gltB gene encoding glutamate synthase large subunit; the encoded protein is MKHTVLPPKQGLYDPQFEKDACGMGFVAHIKGRASHEIVSQALTMLENMEHRGGQGSEPNSGDGAGIMLQIPHRFFAAEAQKLGFELPKPGEYGAGMLFLSHDEAVREAHESRLIHIIKEEGQTFLGFRDVPTYDEMLGKSAKEAKPYVRQVFIGRSADLKEDLDFERKLYIIRRRAEQAIRYGGTPEGESFYISSLSCRKIVYKGMLTTVQVGQFYLDLQNETVETAIALVHSRFSTNTFPSWERAHPYRFMIHNGEINTLRGNVNWMHARQSLFQSDIFGVDLDKVKPIINPDGSDTAMFDNTFEFLYLSGRSLPHVAMMMVPEPWNNDELMDETKKSFYEYHSTLMEPWDGPAAMAFTDGVQIGAILDRNGLRPSRYYVTKDDRIILSSEAGVLDIAPENVLYKDRLRPGRMLLVDTKEGRIISDEEVKAKVASEQPYREWLDEHLVDLEDLPDAPEVPEPKHDNVTQLQLAFGYTFEELRKVLEPMASTGMEALASMGYDAPLAVLSDKPQRLYNYFKQMFAQVTNPPIDAIREEIITSTATTIGPERNLLHPEPESCRQIRLDTPILSNEDFAKIRHVHRPGFKSMTIPIFYTAADGAEGLRQALDGLCIAADRVISKGHNILILSDRGVDRENAAIPALLAVSCLHHHLIRQSTRTKVSILLESGEPREVHHYALLLGYGVSAVNPYLAFETLDDMIRQGLLRGVTHEKAVKNYIKAATKSVVKILSKMGISTIQSYRGAQIFEAVGLKEEFVDKYFTNTPSRIGGIGLEEVTAEALAHHNRAFTDQDGSDKVLDSGGEYQWRRDGEEHLFNPQTIHLLQQAVRTGDYKVYKKYAKLVQGENEQKLTIRALLKLKPAGSAVPLEEVEPAESIMRRFKTGAMSFGSISKEAHESLAIAMNRIGGKSNTGEGGEDPARYTPDANGDSRRSAIKQVASGRFGVTSNYLVNADEIQIKMAQGAKPGEGGQLPGRKVYPWVAEVRGSTPGVGLISPPPHHDIYSIEDLAELIYDLKNANPRANINVKLVSEAGVGTIAAGVAKGRADIILVSGYDGGTGASPQSSIRHAGMPWELGLAETHQTLILNNLRDRVVLETDGKMLNGRDLAVAALLGAEEYGFSTAPLIALGCIMMRVCQMDTCPVGVATQNPELRKHFMGDPAHVVNFMKFVAEDLRELMAELGFRSVQEMIGRTDCLDAEEANGHWKKQGVDLSALLFTPEVSEGSTRYNSKQQNHGLEETLDMRELLKMAAPAIETGAAVRGSLPITNVDRAVGTILGSEVTRKYGSAGLPEDTISLTFTGTAGQSFGAFVPKGMTLTVVGDANDYTGKGLSGGKLIVKPSERSTFKAEENIIIGNTSFYGATSGEAYINGIAGERFAVRNSGASVVVEGVGDHGCEYMTGGRVVVLGGTGRNFAAGMSGGIAYVYDPENTFIERCNLEMVLLERVEEAEEAEELKQLVRKHVSYTGSAIGQKVLENWGQTLEQFVRVIPKDYKRMMQHIRKVQEKGLTGEAALMAAFEANMRELARTGSQ